A part of Bacillus thuringiensis genomic DNA contains:
- a CDS encoding CPBP family intramembrane glutamic endopeptidase: MGNEIKRYVICTLIVTWTLWGLLISLIRLNITTFGTPLARILFVFGGIMPAIIAISLKKKYGSKEEFRSFIKNIVNPKHHFAWYILITILAFISCYLPTIFGGATMQKPLYVALLSFPIMIVGGGLEEIGWRGFLQPALQKRFSAFLSTVIVSFIWAIWHWPLWFIPGTNQTQRDFIAFIITTIAVSFLLTTIFNATKSIFMCLIFHALLNSFWSVYVPNDKILPAFSTLFFGIFVFILCKVVIKRKNLLLIR, from the coding sequence ATGGGGAATGAGATTAAACGATATGTAATATGTACTTTAATAGTTACATGGACACTTTGGGGGTTATTAATTAGCTTGATAAGATTAAACATTACGACATTTGGTACACCGCTAGCGAGGATACTATTTGTTTTCGGCGGAATCATGCCGGCAATCATTGCGATTAGTCTAAAGAAAAAATATGGATCAAAAGAGGAGTTTAGAAGTTTCATTAAAAATATTGTAAATCCTAAACATCACTTTGCATGGTATATTCTAATCACTATTCTAGCTTTTATTAGCTGTTACCTTCCAACGATATTTGGTGGAGCAACGATGCAAAAACCATTATACGTGGCGTTACTTAGTTTTCCAATAATGATCGTTGGTGGTGGTCTTGAAGAAATTGGATGGAGAGGATTCTTACAACCTGCCCTTCAGAAAAGATTTTCGGCATTTTTAAGTACGGTTATTGTAAGCTTTATATGGGCAATTTGGCACTGGCCGTTATGGTTTATTCCAGGCACGAATCAAACTCAAAGGGATTTTATAGCCTTTATAATTACGACAATTGCCGTTTCTTTCTTATTAACTACAATTTTTAACGCAACTAAAAGTATTTTTATGTGTCTAATTTTTCATGCGCTTCTGAATTCTTTTTGGAGTGTGTACGTGCCAAATGATAAAATTTTACCAGCATTTTCAACTTTATTTTTCGGAATATTCGTATTTATTTTGTGCAAAGTTGTAATAAAAAGAAAGAACCTCTTATTGATTAGGTAA
- a CDS encoding DinB family protein translates to MNRLVGLKQFEMTRGALVKFMETLDDKTADTQPEGFNNTIRWHIGHVLTAAEVFMFGKEFKQLPTEYPGMFGYGSRPSKWKTEGPSLEVLTAQLKEQAKRINEIPAEAFENKLPEPFLGLETVGELYGMMLYHEADHIGQMKAMERIIKAL, encoded by the coding sequence ATGAATAGACTAGTGGGTTTAAAACAATTTGAAATGACGCGCGGGGCGTTAGTTAAATTTATGGAAACGTTAGATGATAAAACTGCGGATACGCAGCCAGAGGGTTTTAACAATACAATTCGTTGGCATATCGGTCACGTGTTAACAGCAGCAGAAGTTTTCATGTTTGGAAAAGAATTTAAACAATTACCAACTGAATATCCAGGTATGTTTGGATATGGATCACGACCATCTAAATGGAAAACAGAAGGACCATCGTTAGAAGTATTAACGGCTCAATTAAAAGAACAAGCAAAACGTATTAACGAAATTCCAGCAGAAGCATTTGAAAATAAACTGCCAGAGCCATTCCTAGGATTGGAAACAGTAGGGGAGCTTTACGGTATGATGCTTTATCATGAAGCTGATCATATTGGGCAAATGAAAGCGATGGAACGTATTATTAAAGCTCTTTAG
- a CDS encoding FecCD family ABC transporter permease, giving the protein MLHKPAVYAGNNSWLHIKFICFMSLTILCLIVSIFLAVAFGAKDIHLQTVWTAVFDYNPKLTQHQIIYELRLPRVIGAAVVGAAFAVAGAVMQGVTRNPLADAGVLGVNAGAMFVVALSFAFFPHMPYSYLMIVSFIGAVLSTVLIFIIGSATSGGLTPMRLTIAGAVMAALLHSLSSGVAGVKWEHLKFLVPIILITIVFATVLGRSISLISMGDDVATNLGVKTNRTRILGMIIVVILAGVSVSAVGSIGFVGLVIPHIARKLVGVNYRLIIPMSAFLGAMLLVLADLGARTVNPPKELAIGIMVALVGVPFFLYIARKVGREL; this is encoded by the coding sequence ATGTTACATAAGCCTGCTGTATATGCTGGCAATAATAGCTGGCTACATATTAAGTTCATATGTTTCATGAGCTTAACAATTTTATGTTTAATCGTCTCTATATTTTTAGCTGTTGCATTTGGTGCAAAGGATATCCATTTGCAAACTGTATGGACAGCGGTTTTTGATTATAATCCGAAATTAACGCAGCACCAAATTATTTATGAATTAAGACTCCCAAGGGTAATTGGTGCAGCAGTTGTAGGAGCTGCTTTTGCGGTGGCTGGAGCTGTTATGCAAGGGGTAACACGAAATCCTTTAGCGGATGCAGGTGTGCTTGGCGTAAATGCAGGTGCGATGTTTGTAGTAGCACTTAGTTTTGCCTTTTTCCCGCATATGCCGTATTCCTATTTGATGATTGTTTCCTTTATTGGAGCAGTCTTAAGTACAGTACTCATTTTTATTATCGGATCGGCAACATCAGGCGGATTAACACCGATGAGGTTAACGATTGCTGGAGCCGTTATGGCAGCGCTTTTGCATTCGTTAAGTTCAGGTGTTGCAGGGGTTAAGTGGGAACACTTGAAATTTTTAGTTCCTATTATTCTCATAACGATTGTTTTTGCGACAGTGTTAGGGCGATCTATTTCACTCATATCAATGGGGGATGATGTTGCTACGAATTTAGGAGTAAAAACGAACCGAACGAGAATACTAGGGATGATTATAGTAGTCATTCTTGCAGGTGTATCTGTTTCAGCTGTTGGCTCTATTGGGTTTGTAGGACTAGTTATCCCGCATATTGCTAGAAAATTAGTTGGTGTGAATTATCGACTCATTATTCCTATGTCAGCATTTTTAGGAGCTATGTTATTAGTTTTAGCTGACTTAGGGGCAAGAACAGTAAACCCTCCTAAAGAACTTGCAATAGGAATTATGGTAGCTCTTGTTGGAGTTCCGTTCTTCCTCTATATAGCACGTAAAGTTGGGAGGGAGCTATAA
- a CDS encoding DinB family protein: MLHVLKQQYNLISATRETLFSFLEEIPLEKLHSTVPNFGNGSIIKTHIHVADCYRYWLGSFAFKQKRADFSFASDYEIEHADVAIVRARFKLVDETVQRFLDEYNDRWLENIANEVKWQKEPWSTTPLWLLTHTETHEFHHKGQIVSMARHLGYTPPDTDLS; encoded by the coding sequence ATGTTACATGTTTTAAAACAGCAATATAATCTTATTAGCGCTACAAGAGAAACTCTATTTTCGTTTTTGGAAGAAATCCCACTAGAAAAATTACATAGCACTGTTCCTAATTTCGGGAACGGTAGCATTATAAAGACGCATATTCATGTAGCCGATTGCTATCGATACTGGCTTGGATCATTCGCATTCAAGCAAAAACGAGCAGATTTTTCATTCGCTAGTGATTATGAAATTGAGCATGCAGATGTGGCAATAGTCCGTGCTAGATTTAAGTTAGTAGATGAGACTGTACAACGTTTTTTAGATGAATACAATGACCGTTGGCTCGAAAATATAGCCAATGAAGTGAAATGGCAAAAAGAACCTTGGAGTACAACACCGCTATGGCTTTTAACTCATACAGAAACGCATGAGTTTCATCATAAAGGACAAATCGTATCCATGGCTCGTCACCTCGGATACACTCCTCCTGATACAGATCTTAGTTAA
- a CDS encoding FecCD family ABC transporter permease: MKDLLNTDKKRAITVTTIFGCISIAVILISLNTGTLSIAPLKVIQTLFGYGDFESETVLYDYRMPRIIITMLAGIGLGISGAILQGLSRNALADPGILGLHAGASFGLIIFVTFFHSINENASILIPLFTFGGGVLAAFLIIILASDRSKGLLPIRLILVGIAVSAGFSAISLFFSLKLNDETYTFASRWLVGNVWGRDWIHVLALLPWIFILTPYTWIKSKTLNALSLGDSVAAGLGVSVQKERLLLLATAVGLSCASVSMAGGIGFIGLVAPHIARKLVGTTYQHFLPLAGIIGMIILVLADTIGRSIFEPNSIPAGVVVAALGAPYFLYLLTKTK, from the coding sequence GTGAAGGATCTTTTGAACACAGATAAAAAGAGAGCCATTACTGTAACTACAATTTTTGGTTGTATTAGTATCGCTGTCATTTTAATTAGTTTAAATACAGGGACACTGAGCATTGCACCGCTCAAAGTAATTCAAACGCTTTTCGGTTATGGTGATTTTGAGAGTGAGACCGTGCTATACGATTATCGTATGCCAAGAATTATAATCACAATGTTAGCTGGTATTGGCCTTGGGATTTCCGGTGCGATTTTGCAAGGGTTATCACGTAATGCACTTGCAGACCCTGGTATTTTAGGATTACATGCAGGTGCATCTTTCGGGCTAATTATATTCGTTACTTTCTTTCATTCTATTAATGAGAATGCATCGATTTTAATACCGTTATTTACATTTGGCGGGGGAGTACTAGCTGCATTTTTAATTATTATACTGGCTAGTGATCGGTCAAAAGGTTTACTTCCTATTAGACTTATTCTCGTTGGTATTGCTGTTTCAGCTGGATTTAGTGCGATTTCGTTATTTTTCTCTCTCAAGTTAAATGATGAGACGTATACATTCGCTTCTAGATGGTTAGTTGGTAACGTGTGGGGAAGGGATTGGATTCATGTCCTTGCATTATTACCTTGGATTTTCATACTAACCCCGTATACATGGATAAAATCTAAAACGTTAAATGCATTGTCACTAGGTGATAGTGTAGCAGCAGGGCTTGGTGTTTCTGTTCAAAAAGAACGGTTACTCCTTTTAGCTACAGCGGTTGGATTATCTTGCGCGAGTGTATCGATGGCAGGAGGAATTGGTTTTATCGGTTTAGTTGCTCCGCATATCGCAAGAAAGTTAGTAGGTACTACCTATCAGCATTTCCTTCCGCTAGCTGGCATTATTGGAATGATTATTTTAGTACTAGCAGATACGATAGGTCGTTCTATATTTGAGCCAAACTCTATTCCAGCTGGTGTAGTAGTGGCGGCATTAGGAGCACCGTATTTTCTTTATTTACTTACAAAAACAAAATAA
- a CDS encoding DUF817 domain-containing protein, translated as MLYIKQLLHFTYAQALSCLFPGVIFLTLALSKIISIPGLYRYDFILIVCLLMQWVMYKTGLETKDELKVITVFHLIGLLLEIYKVHFGSWSYPEEAYSKVFGVPLYSGFMYASVASYICQAWRRLHLQMHHWPKAIFTIPLGAMIYFNFFTHHFLYDFRWVLTLLLFIVFFRTFVEFSLRGVTYKMPLVLSFFLIGFFIWIAENIATFFGAWQYPNQREAWNLVHLSKISSWFLLVVISIMIVTQLKHLKESKR; from the coding sequence ATGTTATATATAAAACAACTACTACACTTCACTTACGCGCAAGCATTATCCTGCTTATTCCCAGGCGTTATTTTCTTAACACTAGCCCTTTCAAAAATCATATCGATCCCAGGGTTATACCGATATGATTTCATACTCATCGTATGTCTTCTTATGCAGTGGGTTATGTACAAGACTGGCCTTGAGACGAAAGACGAATTAAAAGTAATTACCGTCTTCCATCTCATCGGCCTTTTACTAGAAATATATAAAGTACATTTCGGTTCATGGAGTTATCCGGAAGAGGCATATTCAAAGGTTTTTGGAGTTCCACTTTACAGCGGCTTTATGTATGCAAGTGTCGCGAGTTACATATGCCAAGCGTGGAGAAGATTGCATTTGCAAATGCATCATTGGCCGAAGGCTATTTTTACAATACCTCTAGGAGCAATGATTTACTTCAATTTTTTCACACATCATTTTCTATATGACTTTAGATGGGTATTAACTTTACTTCTATTCATCGTTTTCTTTCGGACATTTGTGGAGTTTTCATTACGAGGCGTTACATATAAAATGCCACTCGTTCTCTCTTTTTTCCTTATCGGGTTCTTTATTTGGATTGCAGAGAACATCGCAACATTTTTCGGTGCATGGCAATATCCAAATCAACGTGAAGCGTGGAATCTCGTTCACTTAAGCAAAATTAGCTCATGGTTTTTACTCGTTGTTATTAGCATTATGATTGTTACACAACTTAAACATTTGAAGGAGTCGAAAAGATAA
- a CDS encoding GNAT family N-acetyltransferase, producing MRLESERIYLRPLCELDAPIILESTMDKEIRYMTGTKPTFSLEQIKKHIENINNDSSRYDFAICLKGNDEMIGELSILNIDEENQKAVFRISMISIPLTGKGYGTEAIKIVLKFVFEQLTLNRLQLEVFSHNLRGIRAYEKVGFIKEGTLRQSLFYNDTYSDEIIMAILKSDYKNML from the coding sequence ATGAGATTAGAGAGTGAAAGAATTTATTTAAGGCCCCTTTGTGAACTAGATGCACCCATTATATTAGAAAGTACGATGGATAAAGAAATAAGATATATGACTGGGACCAAGCCTACTTTTTCATTAGAACAAATTAAGAAACATATAGAAAATATAAATAATGATTCAAGTCGCTATGATTTCGCTATTTGCTTGAAAGGCAATGACGAAATGATTGGAGAGTTATCGATTTTAAATATCGATGAGGAGAACCAAAAAGCAGTATTCAGAATATCGATGATTTCTATTCCCTTAACCGGAAAAGGATATGGAACTGAAGCTATTAAAATAGTTTTAAAGTTTGTTTTTGAACAACTCACATTAAATCGTTTACAGTTAGAAGTATTTAGCCATAACTTACGTGGAATTAGAGCTTATGAAAAGGTTGGGTTTATAAAAGAAGGAACTTTACGTCAATCTTTATTTTATAACGATACATACTCGGATGAAATTATTATGGCCATACTTAAAAGTGATTATAAAAATATGCTATAA
- a CDS encoding LysR family transcriptional regulator, whose amino-acid sequence MEIKQLITFKVAADTLNFTQTAKKLNFAQSSVTAQIKTLEAELGTPLFERLGKRLFLTEAGRKFQLYADKMIALSNEAKMAVKDDEELAGTLIIGAQESQCTYRLPSILKKFKAQFPQIKLIFKPAHSNKDAKEQLMEGKVDLAFILDECKTEDALHVEPLMKEELKVVAAPGHRLFQQTPVSIKDLEKETLLLTELGCSYRTLFEELFRREDVYPANKIEFVSVEAIKQCVIADLGIAVLPAIVVEKDIREGTIKELHLENAISPIYTQIAWHKDKWMTAPLQQFIDVTRESFTKK is encoded by the coding sequence ATGGAGATAAAACAATTAATTACATTTAAAGTAGCGGCAGATACTTTGAACTTTACACAAACTGCGAAGAAATTAAACTTTGCTCAATCGAGCGTAACGGCGCAAATTAAAACGTTAGAAGCTGAGTTAGGTACGCCGTTATTTGAAAGGTTAGGAAAACGTCTTTTCTTAACTGAAGCAGGCAGAAAGTTTCAACTATATGCTGATAAGATGATTGCACTTAGTAACGAAGCAAAAATGGCTGTGAAAGATGATGAGGAACTAGCAGGTACGTTAATAATTGGTGCACAAGAAAGTCAGTGTACATATAGACTTCCATCCATATTAAAGAAATTTAAAGCGCAATTTCCACAAATAAAACTTATATTTAAACCCGCACACTCCAATAAAGATGCGAAGGAACAATTGATGGAGGGGAAAGTAGATCTTGCATTTATTTTAGACGAATGTAAAACAGAAGATGCTTTGCATGTGGAACCACTTATGAAAGAAGAATTAAAAGTAGTAGCTGCTCCAGGGCATCGTTTATTTCAGCAAACTCCCGTTTCTATAAAAGATTTAGAGAAGGAAACACTTTTGTTAACAGAACTTGGTTGCTCGTATCGGACTTTATTTGAAGAGTTATTTCGCAGGGAAGACGTATATCCAGCAAATAAGATTGAATTTGTTAGTGTCGAGGCAATTAAACAATGTGTTATTGCAGATTTAGGTATAGCAGTTTTACCAGCAATAGTAGTAGAAAAAGATATACGAGAAGGGACGATAAAAGAGTTACATTTAGAAAATGCAATCTCTCCGATTTATACACAAATTGCTTGGCATAAAGATAAATGGATGACAGCGCCGTTACAGCAATTTATTGATGTAACGAGGGAGTCTTTTACAAAGAAGTAA
- a CDS encoding GNAT family N-acetyltransferase: MVTIRQEQKNDYRKTEEVVQQAFLHEEFSDKTEHELVKRIRECEAFVPALSIVAVDEEIVGHIMLSKIKIEQNGTSVESLALAPVSVARGHQKKGIGGKLIVAALDKAKDLGYGSVVVLGHPEYYPKFGFKKASEWNIKAPFEVPDEVFMVMELRENALEGVEGMVQYSSAFAE; this comes from the coding sequence ATGGTAACGATTAGACAAGAACAAAAAAACGATTATAGAAAAACAGAAGAAGTTGTACAACAAGCATTTTTACATGAAGAATTTAGTGATAAAACAGAACATGAACTTGTAAAACGTATTAGAGAATGTGAAGCATTTGTTCCTGCATTATCAATTGTTGCGGTAGATGAGGAAATAGTCGGTCACATTATGTTATCCAAAATTAAGATAGAACAGAATGGAACTTCTGTAGAATCATTAGCACTTGCACCGGTTTCAGTTGCTAGGGGCCATCAGAAAAAAGGAATTGGTGGAAAGCTTATTGTAGCTGCTTTAGATAAAGCGAAAGACCTTGGATACGGGTCAGTTGTAGTATTAGGACATCCAGAGTACTATCCGAAATTTGGTTTTAAGAAAGCAAGTGAATGGAATATAAAAGCACCATTTGAAGTGCCAGATGAAGTGTTTATGGTAATGGAATTAAGGGAAAATGCTCTTGAAGGTGTAGAAGGAATGGTGCAATATTCGAGTGCTTTTGCTGAGTAG
- a CDS encoding quinone oxidoreductase family protein: MKALCFEQFGNPDVLQYKEIHDPIINPNEILVRTKAIGLNFADIYRRRGDYHLAGNPPYILGYEGAGIVEEVGADVTTINPGDRIAFTDVPFANAELVAVPSEKAIPLPKSISFETAASVLLQGLTAHYLTKDSYQIKQGDIALVHAAAGGVGQLLIQMIKLLGGTVIGLTSSNEKAKVATLAGADHVFLYTESWPSKVLEITNGTGVNVVYESVGSTLEESFNATKTSGTVVFYGMAGGNPAPVDPRMLMDTSKTLTGGDLWNVLTTFEERKQRSTQLFDWIASGKLNIAGPTTFSLQDGARAHELLESRKSTGKILLIP, encoded by the coding sequence ATGAAAGCACTTTGTTTCGAACAGTTTGGAAATCCAGATGTACTACAATATAAAGAAATACATGATCCAATCATAAATCCAAATGAAATTCTTGTCCGTACGAAAGCAATCGGATTAAACTTCGCTGATATTTATAGACGCCGCGGCGATTATCATCTCGCTGGCAATCCACCTTATATATTAGGCTATGAAGGAGCTGGAATTGTTGAAGAAGTAGGAGCTGACGTTACTACTATCAACCCAGGAGACCGTATTGCATTTACGGACGTCCCATTTGCAAACGCAGAACTAGTAGCTGTTCCATCAGAGAAAGCAATCCCACTTCCTAAATCTATTTCTTTTGAAACAGCCGCTTCTGTATTATTACAAGGATTAACTGCACACTATTTAACGAAAGATAGCTATCAAATAAAACAAGGTGATATAGCTTTAGTACACGCTGCGGCTGGTGGCGTTGGGCAACTTCTTATTCAAATGATTAAACTACTAGGCGGAACAGTAATCGGCCTTACGTCATCAAACGAAAAAGCAAAAGTAGCCACGTTAGCTGGCGCTGATCACGTATTTTTGTATACTGAATCATGGCCTTCAAAAGTACTTGAAATAACAAATGGTACTGGAGTAAATGTTGTATATGAATCAGTAGGCTCTACATTAGAGGAAAGTTTTAACGCTACTAAAACTAGTGGTACTGTCGTATTTTACGGAATGGCTGGCGGTAATCCTGCGCCCGTTGATCCGCGTATGCTTATGGATACTTCAAAAACGTTAACTGGCGGAGACCTTTGGAACGTGCTTACTACTTTTGAAGAACGTAAGCAGCGCTCTACTCAATTATTTGATTGGATCGCTAGTGGAAAATTAAACATTGCGGGTCCTACTACATTCTCTTTACAAGACGGTGCCCGTGCTCATGAATTATTAGAAAGCCGTAAAAGTACTGGGAAGATTTTATTAATCCCATAA
- a CDS encoding DUF4003 domain-containing protein: MEYTYNNREELEIGVNTMITLEQKLEQYKHTYVQLKGELKWKTSDSRTGMMIAAMYAGSDKLFDLGRFLEISSYIKNQVGMFSYLKSYHRFVVAATLDIHFTDYKKAFRKFLDLYEQLVTGGFSRSIFTYLASTVLLTEENEQHGTQIQRSMQVYKRMKEDHLFLTSTNDYPLAVLLAGQSENVETLMDRVERLYQKLAKAGLRKGNDLQFLSHILSLKKDVREEMLVATCTNIWNLLKQEKVKVKQMHYPAIGLLALLEDGEKEIHSIKAFIEKLQGEKLFRWHTDTNILIAIQLFVSQKGEESKATNTGLQTMIEVLIQAQQAAMMATIAASSAATSAASTSS; this comes from the coding sequence ATGGAATATACGTATAATAATAGAGAAGAACTAGAAATAGGGGTGAATACTATGATTACATTAGAACAAAAGTTGGAGCAATATAAACATACATATGTACAGTTAAAGGGAGAACTAAAATGGAAAACGAGTGATTCTCGAACAGGAATGATGATTGCTGCTATGTATGCAGGTAGTGATAAATTGTTTGATCTCGGACGTTTTTTAGAAATTAGTAGTTATATTAAGAATCAGGTAGGGATGTTTTCATACTTAAAGTCTTATCATCGTTTTGTAGTGGCCGCAACATTAGATATTCACTTTACAGATTACAAGAAAGCTTTTCGGAAGTTTTTAGATTTATATGAACAATTGGTCACTGGTGGCTTTAGCCGGAGTATATTTACGTATCTCGCTTCAACTGTGCTTTTAACAGAAGAAAATGAACAGCATGGCACGCAAATTCAGCGTTCGATGCAAGTATATAAACGCATGAAAGAGGATCATCTTTTTCTTACAAGTACTAATGATTATCCGCTTGCGGTTTTATTAGCAGGACAATCAGAGAATGTAGAAACACTTATGGACCGTGTAGAACGTCTGTATCAGAAACTAGCAAAAGCTGGTTTGCGTAAAGGGAATGATCTTCAATTTTTGAGTCACATTCTTTCACTAAAGAAGGATGTCCGTGAAGAAATGTTAGTTGCAACATGTACAAACATATGGAATTTGTTAAAACAAGAAAAGGTAAAAGTGAAACAGATGCATTATCCAGCTATCGGGCTACTAGCGTTACTTGAGGATGGAGAAAAAGAGATTCATTCTATTAAAGCATTTATTGAAAAATTACAGGGAGAGAAATTGTTCCGTTGGCATACAGATACAAATATTCTTATTGCTATTCAGCTGTTCGTAAGTCAGAAAGGTGAGGAAAGTAAAGCTACCAACACAGGTTTACAAACTATGATAGAAGTCCTTATACAAGCACAACAAGCAGCTATGATGGCAACGATTGCCGCTTCATCTGCAGCGACATCTGCAGCTAGTACTAGTTCATAA
- a CDS encoding histidine phosphatase family protein, giving the protein MNKRETERNENAVTLYVTRHGKTILNTNHRAQGWADSPLVEKGVEVATNLGTGLKDIHFTNAYSSDSGRAIETANLVLKYSEQSKLKLEQRKDLRELNFGIFEGEKLENMWDVVGKAAGVSSPEELMKFSIQEVIDLIRAADPTKQAEDWELFSTRIKAEIDQISEEAAKNGGGNVLVVVHGLLITALIEMLDSSKTKLGVENASVTKVVYQGGTYTVESVGDMSYVAKGKESVEI; this is encoded by the coding sequence ATGAATAAGCGAGAAACAGAGAGAAATGAGAATGCAGTTACGTTATATGTTACAAGACACGGTAAAACAATATTAAATACGAATCATCGCGCGCAAGGTTGGGCAGACTCTCCGTTAGTAGAAAAAGGTGTGGAAGTTGCCACTAATTTAGGAACAGGATTAAAAGATATTCATTTTACGAATGCGTATAGTAGTGACAGCGGCCGCGCAATTGAAACTGCTAATTTAGTATTAAAATATAGTGAGCAGTCAAAATTGAAACTTGAGCAAAGAAAAGATTTACGAGAATTGAATTTCGGTATTTTTGAAGGTGAAAAGCTTGAAAATATGTGGGATGTAGTTGGAAAAGCTGCAGGCGTTTCGTCACCAGAAGAACTCATGAAGTTTTCTATTCAAGAAGTTATTGATCTTATTAGAGCAGCAGATCCTACGAAACAAGCGGAAGATTGGGAGTTGTTTTCTACTCGTATAAAAGCAGAGATTGATCAAATTAGTGAAGAAGCTGCTAAAAATGGCGGCGGTAACGTATTAGTTGTCGTTCATGGGCTTTTGATTACTGCCTTAATAGAAATGTTAGACAGTAGCAAAACAAAACTTGGAGTGGAAAACGCTAGTGTGACGAAGGTTGTATATCAAGGTGGAACATATACAGTCGAGTCAGTTGGAGATATGAGCTATGTTGCAAAAGGGAAAGAAAGTGTGGAAATATAA